TTCAAGACTCAAAATAACAACACGACCATTAAAACTGTCCTCGTTGTTTACCAGCCCTGCATCCATCCATCCTTTCAGGATTTCCGGCGTAATCAAAACACTTGTATTCGCAAGCTCTTCAACAGGATCATTTGTTACAGTTGTCGCTTTATCGTAGCTATCAGAACCGCCACCACCGCCACCACAGGCGGTCAGAATAAAGCAGGATAGAACTACTGCTGCCAAAAGAACAACATTGTCTTTAGTGTGTTTGAACACCTTTCGAATCATACTGCCTCCACATAGATAACGAAAAATTGGAATACGTCTTACTCTGTCTAAAGCCCTCCTGATTAGCCTCCTTTCCCTTCAGACATAATAAAATGAACATTCAATCCACCATATATAGCGGAAAGAGAATCAACCTGAACTAACAACAACTTGTCTATTAGTTAATGAAGTACCGGCTAACAATTACGCAGAAGGATAGCACAAAATCAATTCGAAGGAACATTCTTTTCTACACAAAAAACTAAAAACCACCAACCATAACAAACACTTAATTGCCTATAAGGTATGCTAATAGGTAACTCTGGTAGTCATACTTTGTGCAGTCAAATGATGAAAATGATACCCCGTAGCAACTCTCGTCATCGTGAGCAAAGAACAAGCAGGAGATGTAAACATAGAACCCATAAAGTTTTTTACACATTTACAGCATAAGAAAACATCGTCACAGATTGATCATCGCCGGAGGTAAAAAGAAAAGCGTCGAGATAACTAAGCAGGATTTTACCAACAGAAGGGATGCGTTAAGGCTTCAGGAAGGCCACTCTTTCCCAAAGCGTTGAGCACTTACACCTAGGATCAGCACGTTTTAGCGCCGATGCCACAAAGAACCGATACGTGGAGCAAAGAACACAACGCACCGTTGCAGAAACAACAAATCAACCATGTTAATCAAGAAGAACAACGGTGAACAATTCAACAAGTTGCTCAACAGCCTGGCGGTCATGGTCCGTGTATCCGCCGCTTTTGTTAGCCAGCGCAAGCTGCCCAAAAAGGTGCTCATCACCGTCAAAAATAGGCAGAGCAAGGAAATGGTTAATTTTTTCGTTTGCTCCTTCAACAAACGACACGACCTCAAGTGAGTCCAGATCGTTAAAACACACATGATCGCGATAGTGATAGACACAGTTCAACAGAGAGTGCCGATTCTCAGACACAAAGGAATCAGACGACTGTCGACTTTGCAAGTATTCTGAAAACAAGGGGGTCTGTGCCAGAAAACGTTGCGGACCGTCCGCCCGTCGCATTGCGACAAAACCGTGGGGGCTGTTGGTTAGATTACGGGCATGGTCCAGCAGTTCATCGGCAATTTTCTCCACATTGCTCGGAGCATGAATAATGGAGCGCGACAGGCTGGCCAAACGAATGTTCAACGCCAGTTCCCACTGCAACGCCTGTTCGGAAGATTTACGATCAGAGATATCTTCAAAGCACTCAATTCCGCCGATAACTCGCCCTTGGGTATCTTTTAAAAAATCAACATTTTTACTGATCTCAATGAGTTTACCATCTTTGCGACGAATCGTGCACTCACGAGCCATAATGGGCTTGGGAACCGTGTCGTCGAACAACCCGCAATTTTCCTGGCAGGGTTTTTCTGCGAACAAAAAACACTCGTTCCCAATCATCTCATCAGCCCGATAACCGGTAAGTCGCTCGGCACACCTATTCCAGCTGGTAACAACCTTATCTACATTAACGGTAAAAATCGCACTGGGAACAACCCGTTGAATGAGATCAGATTTCTGCTCGGAACAAAACTGATGGATTTTGCTTTGTTCAAGATCGTCCAACAACAGATTAAACTCTGAGACCAGGCTGACAACTTCCCGTCCTTCAAAATCCGCAGTGGGAAGACGAACTTTATTCTCTTTTCTTAAATGATGAATCACTGTGGAAAGGTCTTTGAACGGCTTTTTTACGCTGGCCCTCACAATAAGCATCAAAACAATGGCCATGACAAAGAAAACGGCTCCAAAGAAGGTCAAACGCATCAAACTACCTTGGCGCAATTGAAAAATGTACTCACGTGGAAAAATGATTTGCACCAATGCGGTGTCCTGCTCACTCACATCTTCCAGCTTGAAGAAGACATGCAAAAAATCTGCTGATCCTCTTTCAACAACGACAGGTTGAGAGGGTGAAAGGTGTTCCGGATGAGGCCCTGTTGAATCAACGGGATATTTCAGCTTAAATTCAAAACGAAATTGTCGTGATAATTTATAGACAAAGGCTTTATCCACAGCACGAAAAAAAAGGAGGGAATAACGTCGATCCGGTAATTCTTGCGACGGCGAAACGATATCTGTCCCCGAGATCAGATACCAGCTTTGTTTATCTGCAAAATAACCCGCGAGCGGGGAACGGTAATTTCTGATCTCCTTCAAACCGCCATCATTGATTTTTGAGCTGAGCGAACCGACGGGATCTTCCATAGTACTATCGGCAAACAGGCTGAATTGGCAACGACCATCTGGACCAAGAACAGCAACAGCCGCCAATTGTCCTTCCGTCAGCATATCCCGAGTAAAAAACTCTTGCCAGAATTGCGGATTATTTGCGTGGGAGGCCTGGGTTCCCAGACCGGCGGCAAAACCAATCACCAACTGCTTCAATGATGCAATCTCACGTTCAAAAGCGAGCTTTACCACCGTTGCTGAATAGCGTGCTTCTCGTTCTTCAAGACGGATATAATAGGGAACAATTGCGACATACCAAAACAGGACAAACAGAGCCACAACGCTGGCGAAAAAGACTGTCAATCTAAGGGGAAGTCTCATATTGAACCTTACTTTCAGTGCTGGCATCGCACACTCTGTGAAACAGGGTCACGCCATCCACTGTGACCGCACGATAAAAGTAATTTTACATTAACAACATAAACGAAGGTGCCTGCAAATGCAGACACCTTCGCATCCTCCTATGTTTCCAAGCAAATAAGACTATCCATTAAAAGACCACCTGAACTTGTGCAGTCAAACTGTCAAAATCTTCGTATTGCGCGGACTCATCATCAAACTCAACCATTGAGTACTCCAGGGTAAACTTGAGATTCTGGCCACGCAGGTAATAGTTGAGGCCACCACCGTACCAGTCAATCTCCTGGTCATAAACACCATCGAGATAAGCCAGCGACCAGCTCTCAGCACGGAAGAAAAACTGTAACGGGGTTTCAGGAAGCATATACGCGACCTTCGTATAGCCACCATTCTTTTCGCCATTGACACCGATGATACCAGAATCGGGGTCTGCCCCTTTGTAGCCATCATCCAGGTCATAATCGACATAAGCTGTGGACAGTGTGAATGTGCCCACGCCCTCAATCGGATACTCAGCAAAGAAATCAACCGTCCACGCTTTGTAATCCACGGCATCTGTTTCATTTGCGCAATCCCCATAAGCCACATCTTCTTCAACTGAATACGCTGCACCAAGGGTAATCACTTTTTTCTTACCCATATACGTGCCTTTATAACCATAGCCCTTCTCACCATCAAGGAACGTGACATGAGCGCGTCCGGTATAGCGGAAGTTGGAATCAGGCGCGGATGCTGAGTCATTGCGACCATTCATGACATCGAGACGATATTGAAAAATGTTGTCAAACAGATTCCCCCAAACAGCCACCCCTTTATCACGTGTGGCGACATATGGTGCCCTGATGAGAACCGAGCGGTCCAAAGTCAGCGGCGCTTCACATGCCTCCAGATTTTCGCGCGTTAAATTGTACTTGAATTTACCTGCGCGGACGCGAAACGCATCATTGAACTTATAACGGATCTGGGCATCGAGCATCTGGAACTCGTTATCGGAACCGTCCGACACAGAAAATGGACCGATATTGACATCTTCGGTGTATTCGGTCTGGACGTAAATACCCAGATTGCCGTAGGCACCAACCAAAGAGATGCGATTACGACGGAAATTAAACTCCATGGTATCGTCATCATTGTCTGAGCCCGAACCGGTATCGCGATAATCCAACTGAAATTGCCCTTTGTAATCAAGCTTTAACAGGCCCTCATCGTCTGGGCCAAAGGTCCAGGTCGGTCCGGCAAAGGCCGATGTGGCAACCATTGCCACGCCTGCAACTGTAAGCAACACTCTTGATATAATGTTCACAACATTTCTCCTTTATCCGTTGTTTGCACAATACAGCGACGAACATTTGACAAGTTATCGCGCTCGTACTTAGCAGCCCCCAGCATCACCGCCATCTCCAGCACTGGGTGCACCGGCTTCATCACCACCGTAATACCAGTACTCATAGTCCTCATCTTCAATGGTATTGGCGCCCTCGTCATAAGGACTCAGGGGCGCATCAAAGAAGAACGGTTGCTGAATTGCTGTCGTGTTATCAGCAGGATAAAGATAGAACGGTTCACCTCCAGCACCATCGGAGGTTAAAACATCCGTAGCCCACGCTGAATAACCGTCCGGCAGCACATAAGCGGCGCTGGGGACGACAGTTTCATCCGTGGTCAAACTGCCCCACTGGCTCCAGGACCCATCATAGGTCATGACATCGACTTCACTACCGAGAACAATATCAATGGGAGCAAAACCGCTGGACGCCAGGTTACCGGCGCGGCAGTAGGTCATGATGGTTTTGGACAAATCAACGCCCAGATCATCAACGAGAAATGAACGCATCTCATCGGCAGACTTCAGGACGGTCACCTCAGTACCCTCAATCGTGGTCGTGGTTCTCAGACCAGCCAGCATGTTGTCCGTAACGCCATCAAACATCAAGCCCTGGAAAATCACATAACCGCCATCGCCCGCTTCACCATTGTAGGAACCATCCAACGTCTCAGTGATAGTGGCGGTCGTTACATTGGATGTATTTGCGTAGGTATTATAGGGAACCACGGTTTCTTCCGTCACACCGACAATCGCTTCACTCAAAGA
The nucleotide sequence above comes from Desulfuromonas acetoxidans DSM 684. Encoded proteins:
- a CDS encoding GAF domain-containing protein, with the protein product MTVFFASVVALFVLFWYVAIVPYYIRLEEREARYSATVVKLAFEREIASLKQLVIGFAAGLGTQASHANNPQFWQEFFTRDMLTEGQLAAVAVLGPDGRCQFSLFADSTMEDPVGSLSSKINDGGLKEIRNYRSPLAGYFADKQSWYLISGTDIVSPSQELPDRRYSLLFFRAVDKAFVYKLSRQFRFEFKLKYPVDSTGPHPEHLSPSQPVVVERGSADFLHVFFKLEDVSEQDTALVQIIFPREYIFQLRQGSLMRLTFFGAVFFVMAIVLMLIVRASVKKPFKDLSTVIHHLRKENKVRLPTADFEGREVVSLVSEFNLLLDDLEQSKIHQFCSEQKSDLIQRVVPSAIFTVNVDKVVTSWNRCAERLTGYRADEMIGNECFLFAEKPCQENCGLFDDTVPKPIMARECTIRRKDGKLIEISKNVDFLKDTQGRVIGGIECFEDISDRKSSEQALQWELALNIRLASLSRSIIHAPSNVEKIADELLDHARNLTNSPHGFVAMRRADGPQRFLAQTPLFSEYLQSRQSSDSFVSENRHSLLNCVYHYRDHVCFNDLDSLEVVSFVEGANEKINHFLALPIFDGDEHLFGQLALANKSGGYTDHDRQAVEQLVELFTVVLLD
- the extI gene encoding selenite/tellurite reduction operon porin ExtI — protein: MNIISRVLLTVAGVAMVATSAFAGPTWTFGPDDEGLLKLDYKGQFQLDYRDTGSGSDNDDDTMEFNFRRNRISLVGAYGNLGIYVQTEYTEDVNIGPFSVSDGSDNEFQMLDAQIRYKFNDAFRVRAGKFKYNLTRENLEACEAPLTLDRSVLIRAPYVATRDKGVAVWGNLFDNIFQYRLDVMNGRNDSASAPDSNFRYTGRAHVTFLDGEKGYGYKGTYMGKKKVITLGAAYSVEEDVAYGDCANETDAVDYKAWTVDFFAEYPIEGVGTFTLSTAYVDYDLDDGYKGADPDSGIIGVNGEKNGGYTKVAYMLPETPLQFFFRAESWSLAYLDGVYDQEIDWYGGGLNYYLRGQNLKFTLEYSMVEFDDESAQYEDFDSLTAQVQVVF
- the extH gene encoding selenite/tellurite reduction operon rhodanese-like protein ExtH, translated to MIRRVFKHAKSHVFLFTAIVLSCFVLTACGGGGGGGDSYDEPEAQPTTPITGQVDNVLIDAPTLKAWLDAGLVNSDAFENVVILQPNSYSGGHIAGTQEWAAPRGIDRIDGPVLSGNMVLDGEAMDDAIQAAGIKAGSTIVLVPTGYPDTTTDRAYLMFRYWGFPKEKIKVLNGGLPAWQAYGYDVTEAASPVAASNFSVADLPGGPDFDARASLSEAIVGVTEETVVPYNTYANTSNVTTATITETLDGSYNGEAGDGGYVIFQGLMFDGVTDNMLAGLRTTTTIEGTEVTVLKSADEMRSFLVDDLGVDLSKTIMTYCRAGNLASSGFAPIDIVLGSEVDVMTYDGSWSQWGSLTTDETVVPSAAYVLPDGYSAWATDVLTSDGAGGEPFYLYPADNTTAIQQPFFFDAPLSPYDEGANTIEDEDYEYWYYGGDEAGAPSAGDGGDAGGC